The Vigna unguiculata cultivar IT97K-499-35 chromosome 6, ASM411807v1, whole genome shotgun sequence genome contains a region encoding:
- the LOC114187626 gene encoding neurofilament light polypeptide-like: protein MDQVKSLKIKSLIQSKKLHDCVIKLIQLLVSLSVFSFFISPSSLLAFLYRFNLYFSTFSLQLFTHTIDKNCMFLLCNGLLVFVGITKSLSGSTSVSDKYLEGGSSRSSYSDVEANEPIMLVEKTHHELEGQKKVEAEHAIEIKFSVEEGEQNMVLEGEEEGKKNSESALREEEEANAESGGEDEEKESEIGESVEEEEVVEEEVNWVLSTEELNKKFDDFIRKMKEDLRIEAQRQLLMV from the coding sequence ATGGATCAAGTTAAGTCCCtcaaaataaaatctttgatTCAAAGCAAAAAACTCCATGACTGTGTAATCAAGCTTATCCAATTGTTAGTCTCATTGTCtgtgttttctttcttcatttctCCATCTTCCTTGCTTGCTTTCCTCTACCGCTTCAACCTCTACTTCTCTACATTTTCTTTGCAACTATTTACTCACACCATAGACAAGAACTGCATGTTTCTACTGTGCAATGGCCTCCTTGTGTTTGTTGGCATAACAAAATCTTTATCTGGCTCCACCAGTGTTTCTGATAAGTATCTTGAAGGTGGATCATCACGATCTTCATACTCAGATGTTGAGGCTAATGAGCCAATAATGTTGGTGGAGAAAACTCATCATGAACTTGAAGGACAGAAGAAGGTAGAAGCAGAACATGCGATAGAAATCAAGTTTTCGGTTGAAGAAGGTGAACAGAACATGGTTTTGGAAGGTGAAGAAGAAGGGAAAAAGAATAGTGAATCGGCTTTGAGAGAAGAGGAAGAAGCAAATGCAGAAAGTGGaggtgaagatgaagaaaaggaaTCAGAAATTGGTGAAAGTGTTGAAGAGGAAGAGGTTGTAGAAGAAGAAGTAAATTGGGTGTTGAGCACTGAGGAGTTGAACAAAAAGTTTGATGATTTCATTAGAAAGATGAAGGAAGATTTGAGGATTGAAGCTCAAAGACAATTACTCATGGTTTGA